The Equus caballus isolate H_3958 breed thoroughbred chromosome 22, TB-T2T, whole genome shotgun sequence genome window below encodes:
- the REM1 gene encoding GTP-binding protein REM 1 isoform X1: MTLNTQQEAKTPLHRRASTPLPLSPRGHQPGLLCAAPSTQSQHPRLGQSASLNPPTRKPSPAPNGWSSESSDSEGSWEALYRVVLLGDPGVGKTSLASLFAGKQERDLHEQLGEDVYERTLTVDGEDTTLVVMDTWEAEKLDESWSQESCLQVGSAYVIVYSIADRGSFESASELRIQLRRTHQADHVPIILVGNKADLARCREVSVEEGRACAVVFDCKFIETSATLQHNVAELFEGVVRQLRLRRRDSSALEPAAPRRRASLGQRARRFLARLTARSARRRALKARSKSCHNLAVL, translated from the exons ATGACACTAAACACTCAGCAAGAAGCAAAGACCCCCCTGCATCGTCGAGCCAGCACTCCTCTGCCCCTGTCCCCCCGGGgccaccagcctggcctcctGTGCGCAGCGCCCTCCACGCAATCCCAGCATCCCCGGCTGGGCCAGTCAGCCTCCCTCAACCCTCCCACCCGGAAACCTTCACCTGCCCCCAACGGTTGGTCCTCTGAATCCAGCGACTCTGAAGGCTCCTGGGAGGCCCTCTACCGCGTGGTACTGCTTGGAGATCCTGGCGTAGGGAAGACCAGCCTGGCCAGCCTCTTTGCAGGGAAGCAAGAGCGGGACCTCCATGAACAGCTGGGAG AAGATGTGTACGAGAGGACCCTCACAGTGGATGGAGAGGACACCACGCTGGTGGTCATGGACACCTGGGAGGCTGAGAAACTG GATGAAAGCTGGAGCCAGGAGTCATGCCTGCAGGTGGGCAGTGCCTATGTCATTGTGTACTCCATCGCAGACAGAGGCAGCTTCGAGAGTGCCTCTGAGCTCCGCATTCAGCTGCGGCGCACACATCAGGCGGACCACGTGCCCATCATCCTGGTGGGCAACAAGGCGGACCTGGCACGCTGCCGGGAAGTCTCCGTGGAAG AGGGCCGCGCCTGCGCTGTGGTGTTCGACTGCAAGTTCATCGAGACGTCGGCCACGCTGCAGCACAACGTGGCCGAGCTCTTCGAGGGCGTGGTGCGCCAACTGCGCCTGCGCCGCCGGGACAGCTCGGCCCTGGAGCCCGCGGCGCCCCGACGACGGGCAAGCCTCGGCCAGCGCGCTCGCCGCTTCCTGGCCCGCCTGACGGCCCGCAGCGCCCGGCGCCGGGCACTCAAGGCCCGCTCCAAGTCCTGCCACAACCTGGCCGTGCTCTGA
- the REM1 gene encoding GTP-binding protein REM 1 isoform X2 — translation MTLNTQQEAKTPLHRRASTPLPLSPRGHQPGLLCAAPSTQSQHPRLGQSASLNPPTRKPSPAPNGWSSESSDSEGSWEALYRVVLLGDPGVGKTSLASLFAGKQERDLHEQLGDVYERTLTVDGEDTTLVVMDTWEAEKLDESWSQESCLQVGSAYVIVYSIADRGSFESASELRIQLRRTHQADHVPIILVGNKADLARCREVSVEEGRACAVVFDCKFIETSATLQHNVAELFEGVVRQLRLRRRDSSALEPAAPRRRASLGQRARRFLARLTARSARRRALKARSKSCHNLAVL, via the exons ATGACACTAAACACTCAGCAAGAAGCAAAGACCCCCCTGCATCGTCGAGCCAGCACTCCTCTGCCCCTGTCCCCCCGGGgccaccagcctggcctcctGTGCGCAGCGCCCTCCACGCAATCCCAGCATCCCCGGCTGGGCCAGTCAGCCTCCCTCAACCCTCCCACCCGGAAACCTTCACCTGCCCCCAACGGTTGGTCCTCTGAATCCAGCGACTCTGAAGGCTCCTGGGAGGCCCTCTACCGCGTGGTACTGCTTGGAGATCCTGGCGTAGGGAAGACCAGCCTGGCCAGCCTCTTTGCAGGGAAGCAAGAGCGGGACCTCCATGAACAGCTGGGAG ATGTGTACGAGAGGACCCTCACAGTGGATGGAGAGGACACCACGCTGGTGGTCATGGACACCTGGGAGGCTGAGAAACTG GATGAAAGCTGGAGCCAGGAGTCATGCCTGCAGGTGGGCAGTGCCTATGTCATTGTGTACTCCATCGCAGACAGAGGCAGCTTCGAGAGTGCCTCTGAGCTCCGCATTCAGCTGCGGCGCACACATCAGGCGGACCACGTGCCCATCATCCTGGTGGGCAACAAGGCGGACCTGGCACGCTGCCGGGAAGTCTCCGTGGAAG AGGGCCGCGCCTGCGCTGTGGTGTTCGACTGCAAGTTCATCGAGACGTCGGCCACGCTGCAGCACAACGTGGCCGAGCTCTTCGAGGGCGTGGTGCGCCAACTGCGCCTGCGCCGCCGGGACAGCTCGGCCCTGGAGCCCGCGGCGCCCCGACGACGGGCAAGCCTCGGCCAGCGCGCTCGCCGCTTCCTGGCCCGCCTGACGGCCCGCAGCGCCCGGCGCCGGGCACTCAAGGCCCGCTCCAAGTCCTGCCACAACCTGGCCGTGCTCTGA